The Natribaculum luteum genome contains the following window.
GGCTCGACGACCGGCCGTCCGCGGTCGTCCACGAGCGGATCGAGGAAGTCGTTCCAGACCGTCTCCGCGAACGCGCGGTGGTCGCGCTCGTCGGCACCGTGGTCGATCCGCCGCGCGAGCCGCGCGATGCCGTCGAAGTGTACCGGATCGAGAGTCATACGTTCGGTGACCGATTCCACCGGCAAAAGTCCCGTGATCAATGATTAACTCGAGTGCGGGTAAAATATTATCAGAAAACGTATAGTAGCTGGGTGACGAGCGCGAGTATCTCGATGTCCGAGCGAGCGACCCGGTCCACCGAGACCGAGGGAGAAGCGATCAACTGGCGACAGACGAGTACAGGCGTGACGATCTACGACGAGGAGAATCCCGACGCATGGGTACACATGGAGTTTACCGCCGGTATCCCGCCGGAACACCGGCTGTTTATGATCTGTCCGGAGTGTGGCGGCGTCTTCGCCCAGCGAGGCAAGCCCGGCAACGGCACGGTCTGTGGCGACTGCGGGGCGACGTACGATCACGCCGACCTCGAGTGATCGGTCGGATCGACGGCCAGGAACTCGCGGGGCCAGCAGCCGTCCGTGACTCGACGGGGGAACGACAGGTAGTTACGCCCCGGACGTGACCCCTCGCCCATGGAAGCGGCACTCATCGTCCTCGACGGCTGGGGACTCGGCGAGCACGATGGCAGGAATGCAGTCGAGGCAGCGCACACACCAGTTTTCGACCGACTCGCGCGCGACGGCGCCGACGGTAGACTCGAGGTGTCGGGTCGACGCGTCGGCCTGCCCGAAGGCCAGATGGGAAACAGCGAGGTCGGCCACCTGAACATCGGCGCGGGCCGGGTGGTTTACCAGGAGTACACCCGGATCTCTGACGCCATCGCCGACGGCTCCTTCCGGGCGAACGACGCGATCGACACCGCGTTCGAGCACGCGAAGGAAACCGACGGCCGCGTCCACTTCCTCGGACTCGTCAGCGATGGCGGCGTCCACTCCGATCACGAGCACCTCCACGCGCTGATCGAGATGGCCGCCGACCGCGACGTCGAGGCCGTCACCCACGCCTTCACCGACGGCCGAGACACCTCTCCCCACGGCGGCGAGGAGTATCTCGCCGAACTCGAGGACGTCGTCGCCGACGTCGGCACGGGTCACGTCGCGACCGTCACGGGCCGGTACTACGCGATGGATCGCGACCAGAACTGGGAGCGGACGAAGCGAGCCTACGACGCCATCGTCGACCGCGAGGCGGAGTTCGAGGCCTCGTCCGCAGTCGAGGCGGTCGAGCAGTCCTACGAGCGCGACGTCACCGACGAGTTCGTCGAGCCGACGCTAATAGACGGCGGCCCGGCGCTTGAGGACGGCGACGCCGTGGTCTGGTTCAACTTCCGCTCGGACCGCGCTCGACAGCTGACGCGGATGCTCGCGGACATTCGCCCGGCGTGGGAGTTCGAAACCCGCCCGCCGGAGGTGGAGGTCGTGATGATGACCCAGTACGACAAGACGTTCGACCTCCCCGTGGCGTTCCCGCCGACCCAGCCCGAGAACACGCTGGGCGAGGTGCTCGCCGAGGCGGGCAAGACCCAGCTCCGGATCGCCGAATCCGAGAAGTACGCCCACGTCACCTACTTCTTGAACGGCGGCCGCGAGGTCGAGTTCGACGGCGAGATTCGCGAGATCGTCGAGAGCCCCGACGTGCCAACGTACGACCAGCAACCGGAGATGAGCGCCGCCGAGGTCACGGACACCGCCATCGACGTCGTCGAGTCCGACGACCCGGACGTCCTCGTGCTCAACTACGCCAACCCCGACATGGTCGGTCACACCGGGGACTACCGCGCCGCCGTCGAGGCCGTCGAGGCCGTCGACACGCAACTCGGTCGGCTCGTCGAGGTGCTCGAGGACGCCGGCGCGCACGTGTTCGTCACCGCAGATCACGGTAACGCTGACGACATGGGCACCGAGGAGGACCCCCACACGGCCCACACTTACAACGACGTGCCGTTCGTCTACGTTTCCCCCGACGGCACAGACGATGGCCGGACCGTCCGCAAGGGCGGCACCCTGGCCGACATCGCGCCGACGCTGCTCGAGACGATCGGCGTCGACCAGCCCCCAGAGATGACCGGGGAGTCGCTGCTCGAGTAGCGAGCAGGGACGGTCGGTGGACGTTCGACACGTTCCGCCGACGTTCACGATCCTGTCACGCTTTCGGTAGCGATTCAATCATCTCTCGACGATTTTCGCAGTTACCATCGGATAGGACTAATAATACTCGTCTGGGAGCGACGTGTTACTATGTGGCGAGGAACGACGCACGAAACGAGTTCCGAGACGCGACGCGGCGGAGAGCTTCGACACCTCGACGACGCGTTTTCCGTGGAGGGGACGTTTCAGAACGCGGATCCGCTACGCGTTCGGTTAAACGGTGTGATGGTTCGAGAGCGCCGAGACCGGTTCAGACCGCCCGGTCGACGGGACAACGACCTCATCGTCAAAACGAGATACCGGTTCGGAAACGAACCGCCCGTGGAGCGCCTTCACTATCTCGAAAAAGAACAGGCGCTCGGCTGGCGCGGCGACTTTTTCGACGACGTGATTCTGTCGATACCGGACCTGCAACACGATCGGCTCCATCTCCGAGTCCAGGTGTACGATCTCGACGGCGTCAGTACGGATCTCGTGAAGACGATCGAGAAGTTTTCCGAGAGCGCTGCAGTGCTCTTTCCTCAGCTGGCCATCTATGCCGGCATCGCGACTCTGGGTGCCGATCAGCTCGTCAACCTCGTCAACAATGTCGATCAACACGACGAAATACTGGACGAGAAAATAACGTTCGAACTCTCCGAACCGCGGACGAGACACAAGCTCCTTCAGCCCGGCTACTTCGTCTGCTTCCGGGACGAACCCGTCGACGGCCACCTCGAGTTGCGCGACGACTGTCGCGTGCTACAGAACGGCGACGAGTACACGGACGCGAGTTACGCGGTGCTCGAGTTCGAGAAGGACCACGATGACGACTCGAAACGCGAGATCGACCAGCGGGTCGCGAAGCTCGTCGCAGAACTGAACGGCAAGCGGCGAAGTTCAGAGCCCGCACTCCACTTTCTCAGGGAGACCCTCGGCGTCTACTCTCAGTACAAGAAACTCGAACGGTTGCGAGAACTCGAGCGGAAACGGCAACCCAGAAAACGGCTCACTCGACGTGAGAACGAACTCAGGGCCGAACTCGAGGCCGATCCGATACTCGAACCCTGCATACGGGACGCCGACGACGAATCCTGATCTGAACGTATCCGTCCGCGATTGCGACCCATTTTGCAACTACTCGCGGCTTTACAACCCTCCCACTCCGTGTTCGGGGCATGACGGACGAAGAATCCGATCGCCGATTCGCGACGCGGAGCGTACACGCCGGTCAGGAACCGGACCCGACCACGGGCGCACGCGCCCCACCGATCTACCAGACGACCTCCTACGTCTTCGACGACACCGACCACGCCGCGAGCCTGTTCGGACTCGAGGAGTTCGGCAACATCTACTCGCGGATCATGAACCCGACGAACGCGATGCTCGAGGAGCGCATCGCGAGCCTCGAGGGCGGCGTCGGGGCGCTCGCGACGGCGAGCGGGATGGCGGCGTTCGACCTCGCGACGTTCATCCTCGCGGAGGTCGGCGACAACATCGTCTCCTCGTCCGCGCTGTACGGCGGCACGTACACCTACCTGACCCACACCGTCGCGAAGCGCGGCATCGAGACGAAATTCGTCGACAGCCTCGACTACGAGGCCTACGCGGAGGCCATCGACGACGACACCGCGTTCGTCCACCTCGAGACGATCGGCAACCCCGCGCTCGTGACGCCGGACATCGAGCGCGTCGCAGAGATCGCCCACGAACACGACGTCCCGCTGTTCGTCGACAACACGTTCGCGACGCCGTACCTCTGTCGTCCGCTCGAGCACGGTGCGGACCTGGTCTGGAACTCGACGACGAAGTGGCTCACCGGCGCGGGCTCGACGGTCGGCGGGATCTTGGTCGACGGCGGGTCGTTCCCGTGGCCGGAGGGTGACTACCCCGAACTCACCGAGCCGAACCCGGCCTACCACGGCGTCAACTTCTACGAGACCTTCGGCGAGCAGGCGTTCGCCATCGCCGCGCGCACCCGTGGGTTGCGCGACCTGGGCAACCAGCAGTCGCCGTTCGACGCCTGGGTCACGCTGCAGAAACTCGAGAGCCTGCCGGTGCGCATGGAGAAACACTGCGAGAACGCCCAGATCGTCGCGGAGTACCTCGAGGATCACCCCGACGTGGCGTGGGTCAACTATCCCGGCCTCGAGAGCCACGAGACCCACGAGAACGCCAAGAAGTACCTCGAGGGCGGCTACGGCGGCATGATCACCTTCGGCCTCGAGGGCGGGTACGACGCCGCCGAGACGGTCTGTAACGAGGTCGATCTCTCGAGCCTGCTGGCGAACGTCGGCGACGCGAAGACGCTGATCATCCACCCGGCGAGTACGACTCACCAGCAACTCACCGCGGAGGAGAAGCTGGCAAGCGGCGTCACCGACGACCTCGTGCGCCTCTCGGTGGGCATCGAGGACGCCGAGGACGTCGTCGCCGACCTGGAGCAGGCGATCGAGAAGGCGTAGTCACCCTCGAGCGGCCGACCGACGGCGTCTGCCGACCGGTCGTCCACGGTCGAAACACGAGTGTCGTTCTCACGGAATACTTATCCGTCTAACTCCTCTGTGTCTAGAAGCAATGGCGTAGTTGGATAGCGATTTGCCGTCAGACCGATTTCGTAGCAGTCTCATGAATGGTCTCTCAATGGTGAACCAAGTGTGTCGCTGGGGATTGGCGGATCGCCGGAATCGATAGATTCCGCGATCCGCACCGAGAACAGTACGCATCTCCGCCAGCAACTCGTAGTCCAGAAGCTTGAGAACCGTCTTCTCCGTCGCCAACTCGCTGCACAGCAACAACAGATCGAACAACTTGAGACTCGCCTCAAGAGGTACGAAAACCCAAACACACCACCCAGTAAGCAGGGTGGTGCGGCTGGATCACCTGGCAACGACGACAGCGACGAGGAAAAGGACGAAAACCAGGAAGACGACGCTGGCGGCGACGCTGACGCCGCCAGCGACTCATCCCCAGGACGTAGCGAAGGTCACGAAGGAACAACTCGACCGCCACCTGAACCAGAGGAGACTATTCGAGTCGATCAGGGATATTGTCCAGATTGTGAGCAAAGCCTCTCTAACCCGGACAGCTACGTCTCACGAACTGTTATCGACATTCCTCTTCCCATTCCAACCACTGTCATCGAGTACAAACTCGGCAAACACCGCTGTTCCTGTGGAAACGAGGTCGTTGCTGAACATCCTGACTGCCCGGAAACCGGGCGGTTTGGGCCGAATATCATGGCCCAAACCGCCCTCGGTAGGTTCCATCAGCGACTTCCGAACCGTAAACAGGCGGAGCTGTTTGATTGGGAACTCGATATTCCCATCTCTCATCGGACGATCTACAACCTGACCAAGCGGGTCGCAGACCGGCTGCGACCCGCGTATGACGATGTCAAAGCCCGTATTCAGGAAAGTGACGTCGTCTACTGCGATGAAACGGGATTTCCTGTTGACGGAGAGCAACACTGGGCGTGGACGTTCGTTACTGACGAAGAGGTGCTGTTCTGGGTTGATGAGAGTCGTGGAAGCCAGGTGTTAGAGGACGTCCTCGGCGAGGAATTCGCCGAGGACTCGACGCTCAGCTGTGACGGTTGGTCAGCGTATCCGAGCTATCACACGAAGCTCCAGCGGTGCTGGGCACATCTGTTGCGGGAGGCGGAGTACGTTGCTGAACGGTACGAGGAAGCAGAGAAGTTATCTGCGGAGTTACACGCTCTCCATGACGATTTAACGGCGTTCGACAAGGAGGATCCATCCGCCTCCGCCCGCGAGCAGAAGCGGGCGGAGGCGTCGTTACATCTGGAAGGCCTGATCAGGGAAGACTATGAGGCACAGGAGGTCCAGAAGCTGATCGAGAAGATCAGGAACGGGTTAGGCCACTGGCTGACGTTCGTCACAGAGCCAGACGTCGATTCGACGAATAATCGCGCAGAGCGCGCTCTGCGCGAGCAAGTTGTGCTGCGGAAGATGTTCCGGACCCTCCGCTCAGCCGAAGGGGTCCAGATTCACGAGACGATCACGACCATGTTAGCCACGTGGAAACGGCGAGGACTAGATCCGCCTGAACAGCTCCAGTCCATCCTCGGTGGGAAAGAACTCAGTTCAGGATGAGAGGTATCACTGATCGGTGAATCCTGGTCACGCTATCCAACTACGCAATGGCGAAAGGAAACGTTGATTTCTTCAACGACACTGGCGGCTACGGTTTCATCTCGACGGACGACGCGGACGACGACGTATTCTTCCACATGGAAGACGTTGGCGGTCCGGACCTCGAAGAGGGCACGGACGTCGAATTCAGCATCGAACAGGCCCCCAAGGGCCCCCGGGCGACCAACGTCACCCGCCTGTAAGGCGACGACCGACGGTTTTCCCGACGACTACGCAGTATTTTGCGACCGGATCTGAACGCTCGAGAGCGGCGTCTCCGCTCCCGCGTTCGACGAGCTCTCGGAACCGACGACTCGAGGCCCGGCCGCCGGATCAGTGCTCGCCCGTGTACAGCGAGACGTCCAGCGACGGCGCGGAGTGGGTGAGCGACCCCATCGAGATCACGTCGACGCCTGTCGCGGCGTAGTCGGGCACCGTCTCGAGCGTGATACCGCCGCTGGCCTCGATCAGCACGTCGTCTCCCTCGAGCGTGTCGACGGCTCGCTCGACCTCCTCGGGGGTCATGTTGTCGAGCAAGACGACGTCGGCTCCCGCCCTCGCCGCGCGCGGGGCGTCCGCGACCGTCTCCACTTCGACTTCGATCTTCGTCGCGAACGAGACGCGCTCGCGGAAGTGCGCGACGGCGTCCTCGAGTCCCAGCTCGGCGACGTGGTTGTCTTTCACCATCACCATGTGCGAGAGGTCGAGCCGGTGAGTATCGCCGCCACCTGCGACGACGGCCCGTTTCTCGAGGCCGCGGAGTCCGGGGGTCGTCTTGCGGGTCGCCGCGATCCGAACGTCGTCGGATTCGGTTCGGCGCTCGCGGCCCGTGGTCGCTCGCGGTTCCGAGGCGCGTAGCGCCCCGCTCGCAGCGTCGACCGCCGCTCGTGTGCGGGTCGCGATTCCCGAGGCGTGACCCACGAGGTTGACCGCGACGCGTTCGCCCCGGAGCACCTCGCGCGCCGATCCTTTGACGGAAAGGAGGTCGTCGCCCGGTGCGACCCGCGTTCCGTCCTCGAGCCGCTCTGTGACGTCGACACCGAGATACTCGAAGACGGCCGTCGCGGCCTCGAGGCCGGCGACGACGCCTTCCTCCTTCGCGACGAGACGCCCGGTCGTCCCTCCCGGAACGTCGTTCGTGACGTCGTGGTGACCGACGTCCTCGCGCAACCAGCGTTCGATCTGCGTGTCGGTGATCATCAGTCGTCCGCTGGTGTTTCTGGCTCGGCCTGGTTCGCACCCTCATCGACCACGTAGTGACACCCCCTCGACTCCGGGTTTTCCGCGGCCGAGCGGGCGATCAACAGCGCCGTCACGCATGCGTGCCGGAGTTCGTAGAGGCTCCGGGAAGTCCTGGTGCGGGTGTAGGCGTCGACTTCGCCTTTGAGCCGCCGGAGGACGGCCCCGGCGCGGGCGACGTCCTCGAGGTCGCGCTCGAGGCCGAGGTACTCGTCCATCGTCCGCTG
Protein-coding sequences here:
- the gpmI gene encoding 2,3-bisphosphoglycerate-independent phosphoglycerate mutase; this translates as MEAALIVLDGWGLGEHDGRNAVEAAHTPVFDRLARDGADGRLEVSGRRVGLPEGQMGNSEVGHLNIGAGRVVYQEYTRISDAIADGSFRANDAIDTAFEHAKETDGRVHFLGLVSDGGVHSDHEHLHALIEMAADRDVEAVTHAFTDGRDTSPHGGEEYLAELEDVVADVGTGHVATVTGRYYAMDRDQNWERTKRAYDAIVDREAEFEASSAVEAVEQSYERDVTDEFVEPTLIDGGPALEDGDAVVWFNFRSDRARQLTRMLADIRPAWEFETRPPEVEVVMMTQYDKTFDLPVAFPPTQPENTLGEVLAEAGKTQLRIAESEKYAHVTYFLNGGREVEFDGEIREIVESPDVPTYDQQPEMSAAEVTDTAIDVVESDDPDVLVLNYANPDMVGHTGDYRAAVEAVEAVDTQLGRLVEVLEDAGAHVFVTADHGNADDMGTEEDPHTAHTYNDVPFVYVSPDGTDDGRTVRKGGTLADIAPTLLETIGVDQPPEMTGESLLE
- the tnpC gene encoding IS66 family transposase; protein product: MSLGIGGSPESIDSAIRTENSTHLRQQLVVQKLENRLLRRQLAAQQQQIEQLETRLKRYENPNTPPSKQGGAAGSPGNDDSDEEKDENQEDDAGGDADAASDSSPGRSEGHEGTTRPPPEPEETIRVDQGYCPDCEQSLSNPDSYVSRTVIDIPLPIPTTVIEYKLGKHRCSCGNEVVAEHPDCPETGRFGPNIMAQTALGRFHQRLPNRKQAELFDWELDIPISHRTIYNLTKRVADRLRPAYDDVKARIQESDVVYCDETGFPVDGEQHWAWTFVTDEEVLFWVDESRGSQVLEDVLGEEFAEDSTLSCDGWSAYPSYHTKLQRCWAHLLREAEYVAERYEEAEKLSAELHALHDDLTAFDKEDPSASAREQKRAEASLHLEGLIREDYEAQEVQKLIEKIRNGLGHWLTFVTEPDVDSTNNRAERALREQVVLRKMFRTLRSAEGVQIHETITTMLATWKRRGLDPPEQLQSILGGKELSSG
- a CDS encoding O-acetylhomoserine aminocarboxypropyltransferase/cysteine synthase family protein, which encodes MTDEESDRRFATRSVHAGQEPDPTTGARAPPIYQTTSYVFDDTDHAASLFGLEEFGNIYSRIMNPTNAMLEERIASLEGGVGALATASGMAAFDLATFILAEVGDNIVSSSALYGGTYTYLTHTVAKRGIETKFVDSLDYEAYAEAIDDDTAFVHLETIGNPALVTPDIERVAEIAHEHDVPLFVDNTFATPYLCRPLEHGADLVWNSTTKWLTGAGSTVGGILVDGGSFPWPEGDYPELTEPNPAYHGVNFYETFGEQAFAIAARTRGLRDLGNQQSPFDAWVTLQKLESLPVRMEKHCENAQIVAEYLEDHPDVAWVNYPGLESHETHENAKKYLEGGYGGMITFGLEGGYDAAETVCNEVDLSSLLANVGDAKTLIIHPASTTHQQLTAEEKLASGVTDDLVRLSVGIEDAEDVVADLEQAIEKA
- a CDS encoding cold-shock protein → MAKGNVDFFNDTGGYGFISTDDADDDVFFHMEDVGGPDLEEGTDVEFSIEQAPKGPRATNVTRL
- the nadC gene encoding carboxylating nicotinate-nucleotide diphosphorylase produces the protein MITDTQIERWLREDVGHHDVTNDVPGGTTGRLVAKEEGVVAGLEAATAVFEYLGVDVTERLEDGTRVAPGDDLLSVKGSAREVLRGERVAVNLVGHASGIATRTRAAVDAASGALRASEPRATTGRERRTESDDVRIAATRKTTPGLRGLEKRAVVAGGGDTHRLDLSHMVMVKDNHVAELGLEDAVAHFRERVSFATKIEVEVETVADAPRAARAGADVVLLDNMTPEEVERAVDTLEGDDVLIEASGGITLETVPDYAATGVDVISMGSLTHSAPSLDVSLYTGEH